Proteins encoded within one genomic window of Cellulomonas xiejunii:
- a CDS encoding substrate-binding domain-containing protein yields the protein MKRLSVITAAVVAASALALSGCSEGPASTEPTAATGGDDTITIGFSISTLQNPFFVSMEEGIDEAAAASGIEVTLADANDDPLKQANDILNFISSGVDVAVLNPTDGDAIVSSVEALNEAGIPVITVDRRAEGGDVLAHIGTDNVTAGEATAKAFFEAIGGKGKIAILEGVPGASSSIDRGTGFENVLADYPEIEVVATQTANYQRSEGLTVAQNILQATPDLAGFLSMNDEMALGAIEAIRSAGKGGAVKVIGIDGGADAVKAVEAGELVATIAQQSALMGSMGIEQAIKVAKGEKIEKDQPVDVIVIDESNVDEYL from the coding sequence ATGAAGAGACTGTCCGTCATCACCGCCGCCGTCGTCGCGGCATCGGCGCTCGCCCTGTCCGGCTGCAGCGAGGGCCCGGCCAGCACGGAGCCCACCGCAGCGACCGGAGGCGACGACACCATCACGATCGGGTTCTCGATCTCCACGCTCCAGAACCCGTTCTTCGTCTCGATGGAGGAGGGCATCGACGAGGCCGCGGCGGCCTCGGGCATCGAGGTCACGCTGGCCGACGCCAACGACGACCCGCTCAAGCAGGCCAACGACATCCTCAACTTCATCTCCTCCGGGGTGGACGTCGCCGTGCTCAACCCGACCGACGGCGACGCGATCGTCTCGTCGGTGGAGGCGCTCAACGAGGCCGGCATCCCCGTGATCACGGTGGACCGCCGCGCCGAGGGCGGCGACGTGCTCGCCCACATCGGCACGGACAACGTGACAGCCGGTGAGGCCACCGCGAAGGCGTTCTTCGAGGCCATCGGCGGCAAGGGCAAGATCGCGATCCTCGAGGGCGTGCCCGGCGCGTCGTCGTCGATCGACCGCGGCACGGGCTTCGAGAACGTCCTCGCGGACTACCCGGAGATCGAGGTCGTGGCCACCCAGACCGCCAACTACCAGCGGTCCGAGGGTCTGACGGTCGCGCAGAACATCCTGCAGGCCACCCCCGACCTGGCGGGCTTCCTGTCGATGAACGACGAGATGGCGCTGGGTGCCATCGAGGCGATCCGCTCCGCAGGCAAGGGTGGCGCCGTCAAGGTCATCGGCATCGACGGCGGTGCCGACGCGGTCAAGGCGGTCGAGGCCGGCGAGCTCGTCGCGACGATCGCCCAGCAGTCCGCGCTCATGGGCAGCATGGGCATCGAGCAGGCGATCAAGGTCGCCAAGGGCGAGAAGATCGAGAAGGACCAGCCGGTCGACGTCATCGTCATCGACGAGTCCAACGTCGACGAGTACCTCTGA
- a CDS encoding sugar phosphate isomerase/epimerase family protein — MTPVTPVALQNVDLWREQVAEQFRDLRRRHPERFERRLALSWSNWGFGIESLETSAARLARAGLSYIELHGNHYGPDLGYQVEPTLEVLRDHGLSVSGVCGMFSDDNDLSSNRPIQQQEALAYIRREIAFTRAVGGGYLLVVPASVGRAEAYDASEWHRSVEALRLVADEFTAAGIKAAIEPIRAAETTLVHTVGEAIEYIEAVGSPGVQHINGDVYHMQVGEKNIPLAILEAGDRLLNLHMADSNRAALGQGSMDLDTIIQALYLVGHNAPGRFVTPEPLGPGGAPYPARYGRPAPELLDALVDDTVTYFREREEAVLAA, encoded by the coding sequence ATGACGCCCGTCACCCCGGTGGCCCTGCAGAACGTGGACCTGTGGCGTGAGCAGGTCGCGGAGCAGTTCCGCGACCTGCGGCGCCGGCACCCCGAGCGGTTCGAGCGGCGGCTCGCGCTGTCGTGGTCCAACTGGGGCTTCGGCATCGAGAGCCTCGAGACGTCGGCGGCGCGCCTGGCGCGTGCGGGCCTGTCGTACATCGAGCTGCACGGCAACCACTACGGCCCCGACCTCGGGTACCAGGTGGAGCCGACGCTCGAGGTGCTGCGGGACCACGGGCTGAGCGTCTCGGGTGTCTGCGGGATGTTCTCCGACGACAACGACCTGTCGAGCAACCGGCCGATCCAGCAGCAGGAGGCGCTCGCGTACATCCGTCGGGAGATCGCCTTCACGCGGGCCGTCGGCGGGGGCTACCTGCTCGTCGTGCCGGCGTCCGTGGGCCGCGCCGAGGCGTACGACGCCTCGGAGTGGCACCGCAGCGTCGAGGCGCTGCGGCTGGTCGCGGACGAGTTCACGGCGGCGGGCATCAAGGCGGCGATCGAGCCGATCAGGGCCGCCGAGACGACGCTCGTCCACACCGTGGGCGAGGCCATCGAGTACATCGAGGCCGTCGGGTCGCCCGGCGTGCAGCACATCAACGGCGACGTCTACCACATGCAGGTGGGGGAGAAGAACATCCCTCTGGCCATCCTGGAGGCGGGCGACCGCCTGCTGAACCTGCACATGGCGGACAGCAACCGCGCGGCGCTGGGACAGGGGTCCATGGACCTCGACACCATCATCCAGGCGCTCTACCTGGTCGGGCACAACGCACCGGGACGGTTCGTCACGCCGGAGCCGCTCGGCCCCGGCGGTGCGCCCTACCCCGCGCGCTACGGCCGGCCGGCTCCCGAGCTGCTCGACGCGCTCGTGGACGACACCGTCACGTACTTCCGCGAGCGCGAGGAGGCGGTCCTCGCGGCGTAG